In Bacteriovorax sp. Seq25_V, the following are encoded in one genomic region:
- a CDS encoding cupin domain-containing protein: MISKEKVLAYIFREVNGLLEVLVFDHPGVSEVNPQVPSGTIDENEKPSFAVLREIEEESGLVFEAMDIHLGVFEHDASYKGETHQRHVFSLVTNGLPDSWTHQVKSLDEDNGEIFNYYWLPLEVAKASLVAEQGKYLPAANGHIINSSDIFTELYNEELKIAGTNANLSKYFGLKRVAAHYFKIPSGYRTSEPHAESMEEEFVFVISGQIDLWLNGKIKTMKKGDCIGFPSGTGVGHCFINNYEIPCELFVSGERTKSENQYHFHLDPSLKDVCGVKWWDDMPKQVLGTHLGLPGTVKSDEYDDSITTLNGYANLTDESYSYPGDSETFGNGVCLSRPFGLKNIAIWLERVPVGKRTSWPHAHSVEEEFVFVLEGEPTVLLDSNEFSAKPFDGIDFKAGSGIAHTLINKTSDFIFYLCVGECDPVGDKIYYPQHAARNKEMKDKGLLWEEKWHD, translated from the coding sequence ATGATATCAAAGGAAAAAGTTCTTGCTTATATTTTTAGGGAAGTAAATGGACTTCTTGAGGTTCTTGTTTTTGACCATCCAGGGGTTTCGGAAGTAAATCCTCAAGTGCCTTCTGGAACAATTGATGAGAACGAAAAGCCCTCTTTCGCAGTGTTAAGGGAAATAGAGGAAGAGTCAGGCCTCGTTTTCGAAGCAATGGATATTCACTTAGGTGTTTTTGAACATGATGCTTCTTATAAGGGTGAAACTCATCAAAGACATGTATTCTCACTTGTGACAAATGGACTACCTGATTCATGGACTCATCAAGTTAAGTCTTTGGACGAAGATAATGGTGAAATATTTAACTACTACTGGTTGCCGCTTGAAGTCGCAAAGGCCTCTCTCGTTGCGGAACAAGGAAAGTATCTACCTGCAGCTAATGGTCACATAATCAATTCTAGTGATATTTTTACAGAACTTTATAATGAAGAATTAAAAATAGCAGGCACAAATGCGAACTTATCTAAATATTTTGGATTAAAACGTGTTGCCGCACATTACTTTAAAATACCATCTGGATATCGAACTTCAGAGCCTCATGCTGAAAGTATGGAAGAGGAATTTGTTTTTGTGATCTCTGGACAAATTGATCTTTGGCTGAATGGAAAAATTAAAACAATGAAAAAAGGTGATTGCATCGGATTTCCCTCGGGGACAGGTGTTGGTCATTGTTTTATTAATAACTATGAAATTCCTTGTGAGCTCTTTGTTTCTGGAGAGAGAACTAAAAGTGAAAATCAGTATCACTTTCACCTCGACCCAAGCTTGAAAGATGTTTGTGGAGTGAAATGGTGGGATGATATGCCAAAGCAGGTGCTTGGAACTCATCTTGGATTACCAGGGACTGTTAAATCTGATGAATATGATGATTCAATTACCACTCTAAATGGATATGCTAATTTGACAGATGAAAGTTACTCATATCCTGGAGATAGTGAGACATTTGGCAATGGTGTATGTTTAAGTCGTCCCTTTGGTTTGAAGAATATCGCCATTTGGCTTGAGAGAGTACCTGTGGGGAAAAGAACCTCATGGCCACATGCTCACTCAGTAGAAGAAGAATTTGTTTTTGTCCTTGAGGGGGAACCAACGGTTTTATTAGATAGTAATGAGTTTTCTGCAAAACCTTTTGATGGGATTGATTTTAAGGCCGGGTCCGGTATTGCTCACACTTTGATTAATAAAACTTCTGACTTTATCTTTTATCTCTGTGTCGGTGAGTGTGATCCTGTAGGAGATAAAATATACTATCCCCAGCACGCAGCAAGAAATAAAGAGATGAAGGACAAGGGGCTGCTTTGGGAGGAGAAGTGGCATGATTGA